The Candidatus Liberimonas magnetica genome window below encodes:
- a CDS encoding glycosyltransferase translates to MRKLRDIKIAIVHDWLTGMRGGEKVLEAFCELFPDADIYTLLWDKDSVSDTIEKHRINTSFLQYIPKIEKNYRYYLPLMPFAISSFNLDRYDLVISSSHCVAKGVKTKKEIPHICYCYTPMRYIWDQYDEYFNAKKSGFIVNLLMFMVRPFLQDWDVESSRNVKEFIGISEHIINKIKKYYNRDAKVIYPPVDVENYPNAWDGNYYLMVTAMVPYKRTDLAIEVFNELKYPLKIIGKGPDESKLRKMANPNIEFLGWLSDEEIKRYYSGCKAFIFPQEEDFGITAVEAQAAGKPVIAFGKGGAAETVINGLTGVYFSEPTHEGLKDCILKFEKMNFDKNKIRENALKFSREHFKKEIVSFFSRYIEF, encoded by the coding sequence ATGAGAAAATTAAGAGATATAAAGATTGCAATAGTTCATGACTGGCTTACCGGAATGCGCGGCGGGGAAAAGGTTTTGGAGGCATTCTGCGAGTTATTCCCTGATGCGGATATTTATACGCTTTTGTGGGACAAAGACAGTGTGTCAGATACAATTGAAAAGCATAGGATAAATACTTCATTCTTGCAGTATATCCCGAAGATCGAAAAGAACTACAGATATTACCTTCCTCTAATGCCCTTTGCCATATCAAGTTTTAACCTTGACAGATATGACCTGGTCATTTCATCAAGCCACTGCGTCGCAAAAGGGGTAAAAACAAAAAAAGAAATCCCTCATATTTGTTATTGCTACACTCCTATGCGTTATATCTGGGACCAGTATGATGAATATTTTAATGCCAAAAAATCCGGTTTTATAGTTAATTTACTGATGTTTATGGTAAGGCCTTTTCTTCAGGATTGGGATGTTGAAAGTTCCAGGAATGTAAAAGAATTTATCGGTATATCTGAACATATAATAAATAAAATAAAAAAGTATTATAACAGGGATGCAAAAGTAATTTATCCTCCTGTAGATGTTGAAAACTATCCAAATGCGTGGGATGGGAATTATTATTTAATGGTGACAGCAATGGTACCATACAAGAGGACAGACTTAGCGATAGAAGTTTTTAATGAGTTAAAATATCCTCTAAAGATCATAGGAAAAGGTCCAGACGAATCCAAATTAAGGAAAATGGCCAATCCTAACATTGAATTTCTCGGCTGGCTTTCAGATGAAGAGATTAAGCGTTATTATTCAGGATGCAAAGCTTTTATATTCCCTCAGGAAGAAGATTTCGGCATAACAGCTGTTGAAGCCCAGGCAGCCGGCAAACCTGTAATAGCCTTCGGCAAAGGCGGTGCCGCCGAAACCGTTATTAATGGACTAACAGGAGTATATTTTAGTGAGCCAACACATGAAGGCTTGAAAGATTGTATTTTAAAATTTGAGAAAATGAATTTTGATAAAAACAAGATACGAGAAAATGCCTTGAAGTTTTCACGCGAACATTTTAAAAAAGAGATAGTTTCATTTTTTTCAAGATACATTGAATTCTAA
- a CDS encoding NDP-sugar synthase encodes MKALILIGGLGTRLRPLTCFTPKPLLPIVNVPFLEYQFKLLKQHMIKEIVLCIAYLPDEFKRHFGTGKKWGLKIHYVHEDHPLGTGGAVRNADKHINEPIVVFNGDMFTDINLTKMYEYHKKKKAYVTLALTRVKDPTLFGLVETDKNGRIERFLEKPFWDEITCNTINAGTYIFEPEAIKHIPEAVNYSLERGLFPNLLNKKYNLYGYIFNGYWLDIGTIDKYLQAHHDMISGKMQFNLPGHRVFNNVWAGKKLQWGKNIDLNGRLVCGENVRIGDFVQIVGNVCLGDNISLGKGCYINDSVVMDNTKIGEGVRIETALIGKKCCIEANSVLSSMVTLGDNSVIQKYSRL; translated from the coding sequence ATGAAAGCTCTCATTCTAATTGGAGGGTTAGGGACGAGATTAAGGCCTTTGACATGTTTTACTCCAAAACCTCTATTGCCTATTGTGAATGTACCATTTTTAGAATACCAGTTTAAATTACTAAAACAGCATATGATAAAAGAAATAGTCCTTTGTATTGCCTATTTACCCGACGAATTTAAGAGGCATTTTGGAACCGGAAAGAAATGGGGCCTGAAAATTCATTATGTGCACGAAGATCATCCTCTTGGGACAGGTGGGGCTGTTAGAAATGCTGATAAGCACATTAATGAACCTATAGTAGTTTTTAACGGTGACATGTTTACTGATATCAACCTAACTAAAATGTATGAGTATCATAAAAAGAAAAAAGCTTATGTGACCCTAGCTTTAACAAGAGTTAAGGACCCTACGCTTTTCGGTCTTGTAGAAACCGATAAAAACGGCAGGATCGAAAGATTTTTGGAAAAACCTTTCTGGGATGAAATAACCTGTAATACGATTAATGCAGGAACTTATATTTTTGAACCGGAAGCTATTAAACATATTCCGGAAGCTGTGAATTATTCATTAGAAAGGGGACTTTTCCCGAACTTATTGAATAAAAAATATAACTTATACGGCTATATATTCAACGGTTATTGGCTGGACATAGGCACGATTGATAAATACTTACAGGCGCATCATGATATGATTTCAGGCAAAATGCAGTTCAATCTGCCAGGGCATAGGGTGTTTAACAATGTCTGGGCAGGGAAAAAACTGCAATGGGGTAAAAATATAGACTTGAACGGCAGGTTGGTTTGCGGAGAAAATGTAAGGATAGGGGATTTTGTGCAAATAGTAGGTAATGTATGCCTCGGGGACAACATTAGCCTCGGAAAAGGCTGTTACATAAATGATTCCGTTGTAATGGATAATACGAAAATCGGCGAAGGTGTAAGGATTGAAACGGCTTTGATCGGGAAAAAATGCTGTATTGAAGCAAATAGTGTATTAAGTTCAATGGTTACGCTTGGCGATAATTCCGTAATTCAAAAATACTCAAGGCTTTAA
- the recA gene encoding recombinase RecA: MAKDERLKALDLALTQIEKDFGKDAIMRLGEKHAKMPVSAIPTGILPLDIAIGVGGIPRGRVIEIFGPESGGKTTLSLCIVSQAQKLGGIAAFIDAEHAMDPDYALKLGVDIDNLLISQPDSGEQGLEIADKLVRSGAVDVIVIDSVAALVPKAEIEGEMGDSHMGLQARLMSQALRKLTSTISKSKTSVIFINQVRQKIGVMWGNPETTPGGLALKFYSSVRLDIRKIESVKKGEEVIANRVRVKVVKNKVAPPFRQAEFEITFGQGVDRFGYLIDMGIEEKIIDKSGAFFSFKDLKLGQGRDNVKQFLQENPKTTDEIESIIRQKYFPAAVLKTQDTQEKAEAKDDKPVRAGKK, encoded by the coding sequence ATGGCAAAAGATGAACGTTTAAAAGCTCTTGATCTGGCTTTGACACAGATTGAAAAAGATTTCGGCAAAGATGCTATAATGAGATTAGGTGAAAAGCATGCAAAGATGCCTGTTTCGGCGATACCTACAGGGATTTTGCCTTTAGATATTGCAATAGGAGTAGGCGGTATACCCCGCGGACGGGTTATAGAAATATTTGGCCCTGAATCCGGAGGCAAGACAACTCTTTCACTCTGTATCGTATCTCAGGCTCAAAAACTCGGCGGTATAGCCGCATTTATAGATGCCGAACATGCCATGGACCCGGATTATGCTTTAAAACTCGGTGTAGATATAGATAACTTGTTGATCTCCCAGCCGGATTCAGGCGAACAAGGGCTTGAGATAGCGGATAAACTTGTCCGTTCCGGTGCTGTTGATGTGATCGTGATAGATTCGGTTGCGGCACTAGTACCTAAAGCTGAAATTGAAGGAGAGATGGGCGATTCGCACATGGGGCTTCAGGCCAGGTTGATGAGCCAGGCTCTTAGAAAACTTACTTCGACTATTTCAAAATCAAAGACCTCTGTAATTTTCATCAACCAGGTCCGTCAGAAGATCGGTGTCATGTGGGGGAATCCCGAAACTACGCCCGGCGGCCTTGCTTTGAAATTTTACTCGTCAGTACGTCTGGATATAAGAAAAATTGAGTCCGTTAAAAAGGGCGAGGAAGTGATAGCCAATAGGGTAAGGGTTAAAGTTGTAAAAAACAAAGTTGCACCGCCCTTCAGGCAGGCTGAGTTTGAAATAACTTTCGGGCAGGGCGTAGACCGCTTCGGCTATTTAATAGATATGGGTATTGAAGAAAAGATCATTGATAAATCCGGAGCCTTCTTTTCTTTTAAAGACCTCAAGCTGGGACAAGGGCGTGACAACGTGAAACAGTTTTTACAAGAGAATCCAAAGACAACTGACGAGATTGAAAGCATAATAAGGCAAAAATATTTTCCTGCAGCAGTTCTTAAAACCCAAGATACTCAAGAAAAAGCTGAAGCAAAAGACGATAAACCTGTCCGCGCTGGTAAGAAATAA
- a CDS encoding glycosyltransferase family 4 protein, whose protein sequence is MKILFASHSLVEEEYRKYLKELSNLGFEIKALCPDIWKECGEDKVVKEPVEKDGYVLYPVPVIFRNHIRSFFYRNDKLVKELVRDFMPDLVHIFEEPYSISAFQLINALKILKNRPKVVIQSFENIYTRQPFPFSWIEKYNLRFADAIISVPIEGRGLWQKKGFKNKIFNLPVGIDDEVFYKKETVKEGIIKICYIGRIVKEKGIPILVEAFNKLSSKYKNIELSLIGNGYLKKELLLRNKNLSIKFIDSVSNKELPALYSKMDILVLPSLTTKNWKEQFGRVLIEAMACGVAVIGSSSGEIANVISDSGIIFKEGSQEGLSAAMEELIENPKRLEEMKAKSLERVKNNYTWAKVGIKLKNIYDEITAK, encoded by the coding sequence ATGAAGATTCTATTTGCTTCTCATTCACTGGTTGAAGAAGAATACAGGAAATATCTAAAAGAGCTTTCAAATCTTGGATTTGAAATAAAAGCCTTATGCCCGGATATATGGAAGGAATGCGGAGAAGATAAAGTTGTTAAAGAACCTGTCGAAAAAGACGGTTATGTGCTTTATCCAGTCCCTGTAATATTTAGGAATCATATTCGCAGTTTTTTCTACCGGAACGATAAACTTGTTAAAGAACTGGTAAGGGATTTTATGCCAGATTTGGTCCATATTTTTGAGGAGCCGTATTCTATCTCTGCTTTTCAATTAATAAATGCTTTAAAAATACTTAAAAACCGCCCTAAGGTCGTGATTCAGTCATTTGAAAATATATATACCAGGCAGCCGTTCCCTTTTTCCTGGATAGAAAAATACAACCTGAGATTTGCAGATGCAATAATATCAGTTCCTATTGAAGGGAGAGGATTATGGCAAAAAAAAGGTTTTAAAAATAAGATTTTTAATTTGCCGGTCGGTATCGACGATGAAGTATTTTATAAAAAAGAAACTGTAAAAGAAGGTATAATAAAAATATGCTATATAGGCAGGATAGTTAAAGAAAAAGGTATTCCTATATTGGTCGAAGCATTCAATAAACTTTCTTCTAAATATAAAAACATTGAATTGTCTTTAATTGGTAACGGCTATCTCAAAAAAGAACTGCTCCTAAGAAATAAGAACCTTAGTATAAAATTCATAGACTCTGTTTCTAATAAGGAGCTTCCCGCCTTATATTCAAAAATGGATATTTTAGTATTGCCTTCCTTGACCACAAAAAACTGGAAAGAGCAATTTGGAAGGGTTTTAATAGAAGCAATGGCATGTGGTGTTGCAGTAATAGGTTCTTCAAGCGGTGAAATAGCGAATGTAATAAGTGACTCAGGAATAATCTTTAAAGAAGGCAGCCAGGAAGGATTAAGTGCTGCTATGGAAGAATTGATAGAAAACCCAAAAAGGCTTGAAGAGATGAAAGCAAAAAGTTTAGAAAGAGTGAAAAATAATTATACCTGGGCTAAAGTCGGGATAAAACTGAAAAATATTTATGATGAAATCACGGCAAAATAA
- a CDS encoding sugar transferase — protein sequence MKITGIKPIIVVTLLTLDAAVICFAFYFSYHMRFFSIVTDVFPLERGIPEWIFYKYLLYLIVPLYLFVFSQHSFYSVYFTPFLDELLRVARAGSESFFFLVMATFFYRDFSFSRLTFLFFWINSILFIFIAREIFKTTTTYFLYRILGKERILVIGKENKVLKKIIKQHPYIKVTYYPYDDLPNAEKIKSIILDKSINQVILTHQKWPQDKLLNFYDMCENLKTDLKFVPDIVQICRGEIIIDSSLGIPVFHLKSVSLDGFNFYFKRVVDLILSIIFISFSWPVLLFIIYLIKVDSSGSFLYYHKRVGYRGKIFSFYKFRTMVKNADALLEEVKSQNERQGPVFKMSKDPRITRVGRFLRRYSLDEIPQIINVLRGEMSIVGPRPQVLWEAEAYDDWSRRRLRVLPGITGIWQVSGRASLSYEEMIELDIFYIENWSMGLDLNIIFRTIPAVITKEGAY from the coding sequence ATGAAAATCACCGGCATTAAACCAATTATCGTAGTTACATTGCTGACATTGGATGCAGCGGTCATTTGTTTTGCGTTTTATTTTTCATATCATATGAGGTTTTTCTCGATAGTAACGGATGTTTTCCCGCTTGAGAGGGGGATCCCCGAATGGATTTTTTACAAGTACCTGCTTTATTTGATAGTACCTCTTTACTTATTTGTATTCTCGCAGCACAGTTTCTACAGCGTTTATTTTACACCGTTTTTAGATGAGTTATTAAGAGTAGCCAGGGCAGGAAGTGAAAGTTTCTTTTTCCTTGTAATGGCAACATTTTTTTATAGGGATTTCTCTTTCTCCAGGCTAACTTTTCTGTTTTTTTGGATAAATTCAATATTATTCATATTTATAGCACGGGAAATCTTTAAAACAACGACAACTTATTTTTTATATAGGATTTTGGGAAAAGAAAGAATATTAGTAATAGGAAAGGAAAACAAAGTTTTAAAAAAAATAATAAAGCAGCATCCGTATATAAAGGTGACTTACTACCCGTATGACGATCTGCCTAATGCTGAAAAAATAAAAAGTATTATTTTAGATAAATCGATAAACCAGGTTATACTTACCCACCAAAAATGGCCTCAAGACAAACTGCTTAATTTTTATGACATGTGTGAAAATTTAAAAACTGATTTGAAATTTGTCCCTGACATAGTGCAGATATGCAGGGGAGAGATAATCATCGATTCATCTCTAGGGATACCAGTTTTCCATTTAAAATCGGTTTCATTAGACGGGTTCAACTTCTATTTTAAACGCGTAGTTGATCTGATACTTTCAATAATCTTTATATCTTTTTCCTGGCCGGTGCTGCTTTTTATAATTTATTTAATTAAAGTTGATTCTTCCGGAAGTTTTTTATACTATCATAAAAGAGTTGGTTATCGTGGGAAGATATTTTCATTTTATAAATTCAGAACGATGGTAAAAAATGCAGATGCGCTGCTTGAAGAAGTAAAATCTCAGAATGAACGCCAGGGTCCGGTTTTTAAAATGTCGAAGGATCCAAGAATAACAAGAGTTGGTAGGTTTTTAAGGCGGTACAGTCTGGACGAAATACCTCAAATAATTAATGTGTTGCGTGGTGAAATGAGCATTGTCGGGCCAAGGCCCCAGGTTTTATGGGAAGCTGAAGCTTATGATGACTGGTCAAGAAGAAGGCTGAGGGTGCTTCCAGGAATTACAGGGATTTGGCAGGTATCGGGCCGGGCATCCTTGAGTTATGAAGAAATGATAGAACTTGATATATTCTATATAGAGAACTGGTCGATGGGATTGGACCTGAACATAATATTTAGGACTATACCTGCAGTTATTACCAAGGAAGGGGCTTACTGA
- a CDS encoding glycosyltransferase family 9 protein, with the protein MMKSRQNKNRLKNGYHFQRLYARLLFILIDFAGNLILRPFIKKALPQNSSHRKVLLCKNDHLGDIVLFLQVLPEIKKVFLNDELHLVIGSWSKDLVNGNPYINKVIYYDNYFLNRGKNIVKKVFIDIISSINFVEEALKNKYDMAIDFRAYFPNMIPLLIFGNIKYRIGFTSAGLGFLLNHSEKWKENIPETEHFLDLIRIFSYGPHENKTDALDYLVDIDKAERLMNNYRINTDKKLILVHPFGGNATKKWEINAWKKVIRESIKNNCIVILVGQHPENPFVDLVDNQNVFSAINKTDIKTLAGLIKKAELVIGMDSFPAQFSIALNRKTIVIMSGIENRSQWYDKKDNVSVLQKEVDCSPCYRKNGCEKMSCLEIGSDEVVKLINSYL; encoded by the coding sequence ATGATGAAATCACGGCAAAATAAAAACAGGTTAAAAAATGGCTATCATTTTCAGCGTCTTTATGCGAGACTGTTGTTTATCCTCATTGATTTTGCAGGTAATCTGATTTTACGCCCGTTTATTAAGAAAGCACTGCCCCAAAATAGTTCTCATCGTAAAGTATTGCTTTGTAAAAATGACCATTTAGGAGATATTGTTTTGTTTTTGCAGGTACTTCCTGAAATAAAAAAAGTATTTTTAAATGACGAACTGCACCTTGTTATAGGGAGTTGGTCAAAAGACCTTGTGAACGGCAACCCTTATATTAATAAAGTTATTTATTATGACAATTATTTTTTAAACCGGGGTAAGAATATTGTTAAAAAAGTATTTATCGATATAATTTCATCAATAAATTTTGTAGAAGAGGCTCTAAAAAACAAATATGATATGGCCATAGATTTTAGGGCTTATTTCCCGAATATGATACCGCTTTTGATTTTTGGCAATATTAAATACAGGATAGGGTTTACGAGCGCAGGGCTCGGTTTTTTGCTGAATCATAGCGAAAAATGGAAAGAAAATATTCCGGAAACAGAACATTTCCTAGATTTAATCAGGATATTCTCGTACGGACCGCATGAAAACAAAACAGATGCGTTAGACTACCTTGTGGATATCGATAAAGCTGAAAGGTTGATGAATAATTACCGCATAAACACTGATAAAAAGCTGATACTCGTTCACCCTTTCGGAGGAAATGCTACGAAAAAGTGGGAAATAAATGCCTGGAAAAAAGTTATAAGAGAGTCTATCAAGAATAATTGTATTGTAATTTTAGTAGGTCAGCATCCGGAAAACCCCTTTGTTGATCTGGTTGACAACCAGAATGTTTTTAGTGCAATCAATAAAACCGATATAAAGACGCTTGCCGGGTTGATTAAAAAAGCTGAGTTAGTAATAGGAATGGATTCGTTCCCAGCCCAGTTTTCAATAGCGCTAAATAGGAAAACTATCGTAATAATGAGCGGGATTGAAAATCGATCGCAATGGTACGATAAAAAAGACAATGTTTCAGTATTGCAGAAGGAAGTCGACTGCAGTCCGTGTTATAGAAAAAATGGATGTGAAAAGATGTCCTGCCTTGAAATCGGTTCAGATGAAGTAGTAAAGCTTATCAATTCTTATCTTTGA
- a CDS encoding polyprenol monophosphomannose synthase: MNVLVIIPTYNEKDNVKTIVEGIMGFDCDILFIDDNSPDGTALEIENIKKTNNKLKLIKRPGKMGLGSAYIEGFTYALNNNYEKIVMMDADLSHPYAKIPELIGANSDYSVGSRYIPGGKIEGWPLYRHLLSKCANLYASTILNIGVNDLTSGFNCMGKRVLEQLDYRNLKGEGYAFLIELKYRVFQKGFKLKEVPITFKEREKGRSKISNKIVWEAFWLVPRLKLFS; this comes from the coding sequence ATGAATGTACTTGTAATAATCCCTACCTATAACGAGAAAGATAATGTAAAAACGATAGTTGAGGGCATTATGGGCTTTGACTGCGATATTTTGTTTATTGATGACAACTCGCCCGACGGCACAGCCCTTGAAATTGAGAACATCAAGAAAACGAACAACAAGCTGAAATTGATAAAACGGCCCGGTAAAATGGGATTAGGGTCAGCATACATAGAAGGTTTTACTTATGCTCTTAATAATAATTATGAAAAGATAGTTATGATGGATGCTGACTTATCTCATCCATACGCCAAAATACCCGAATTGATAGGTGCTAATTCGGATTATAGTGTCGGTTCCCGCTATATCCCAGGCGGTAAAATTGAAGGCTGGCCTCTCTACAGGCACCTGCTCAGCAAGTGTGCGAACTTATATGCATCGACCATTTTGAATATCGGTGTCAATGACCTGACAAGCGGGTTCAACTGTATGGGAAAGCGGGTTTTAGAACAGTTAGATTATAGGAACTTGAAGGGCGAAGGATACGCTTTTCTTATAGAATTAAAATACCGTGTTTTTCAAAAAGGGTTTAAATTAAAAGAAGTACCTATAACATTTAAAGAAAGAGAAAAAGGAAGATCCAAAATAAGCAATAAAATAGTCTGGGAAGCTTTCTGGCTCGTTCCGAGATTAAAATTGTTTTCTTGA
- the metK gene encoding methionine adenosyltransferase, translating into MSSISKGKDFVFTSESVTEGHPDKVCDQISDGVLDEVLKQDPRGRVACETFVTMGLLIVGGEITTHAFIDIHKMVRNIIKEIGYVHPKYGFDYETCAILNAIHTQSPDIAQGVDTGGAGDQGLMIGYACNETNELMPLPIMLAHKLTLQLAKVRKEKILKYLGPDGKSQVTVEYKDGKPLRVDTVVISSQHTADILDRTGKKITNKAKEEIIAKVCMPIVRNWVDKKTKYFINPTGKFVIGGPQSDTGMTGRKIIVDTYGGMAAHGGGAFSGKDPTKVDRSACYMARHIAKNIVASKLADKCTVQLAYAIGVADPVSVMVDTHDTARIPEKEIDKLVRRYFPLTPKGIIEYLDLRRPFYRKTASYGHFGRKDKDFLWENTNKVKELQKHI; encoded by the coding sequence ATGAGTTCTATAAGTAAGGGCAAAGATTTTGTTTTTACATCAGAATCAGTGACTGAAGGCCATCCTGATAAAGTTTGTGACCAAATATCCGACGGGGTACTTGACGAAGTCTTAAAACAAGACCCCAGAGGCAGGGTAGCTTGCGAAACTTTCGTGACTATGGGGCTTTTGATCGTGGGCGGTGAAATAACCACGCACGCATTTATAGACATTCATAAAATGGTACGAAATATAATCAAAGAAATAGGCTATGTGCATCCAAAGTACGGGTTTGATTATGAGACTTGCGCTATATTGAATGCAATTCATACACAATCCCCGGACATAGCTCAAGGAGTAGATACAGGAGGGGCAGGTGACCAGGGGCTGATGATAGGTTATGCATGTAATGAAACGAACGAACTCATGCCTCTTCCTATAATGCTTGCTCATAAATTGACGCTGCAGCTTGCCAAAGTAAGAAAAGAAAAGATCCTGAAATATCTTGGGCCTGACGGAAAATCACAGGTCACAGTCGAATATAAGGACGGCAAACCTCTAAGAGTAGACACGGTTGTTATTTCGTCCCAGCATACCGCTGATATTCTGGATAGAACCGGCAAAAAGATAACGAACAAAGCAAAAGAAGAGATCATTGCAAAAGTTTGTATGCCTATAGTTAGAAACTGGGTTGATAAAAAAACAAAATATTTTATAAATCCGACCGGTAAATTCGTTATTGGCGGTCCTCAATCCGATACCGGCATGACAGGGCGAAAAATAATCGTTGATACGTACGGCGGAATGGCTGCGCACGGCGGCGGCGCTTTCTCAGGCAAAGACCCGACGAAGGTTGACAGAAGCGCATGTTATATGGCGCGGCATATAGCCAAGAATATAGTTGCGTCAAAACTGGCAGATAAATGTACAGTACAATTGGCCTATGCTATCGGAGTCGCAGATCCCGTGTCCGTAATGGTTGATACGCATGATACAGCGCGGATACCTGAAAAAGAAATCGATAAACTCGTAAGAAGATATTTCCCGCTGACACCGAAAGGGATAATTGAATATCTGGATTTAAGGCGCCCATTCTATAGAAAGACGGCATCCTATGGGCATTTTGGGAGAAAAGATAAAGATTTCTTATGGGAAAATACTAATAAAGTCAAAGAACTGCAGAAACATATATAG
- a CDS encoding NAD-dependent epimerase/dehydratase family protein, whose amino-acid sequence MKILVTGGAGFIGSNIADAFINDRHKVIIVDDLSSGKKENLNNKAKFFNVDIRDKNRLSNLFKKEKIDVICHHAAQIDVRKSVSDPVLDAGINVLGTINLMENAKAFKVKKIIFASSGGTIYGECGKSAPDENYIPRPDSPYGITKHSAELYLQYYSKLFGISFTSLRYANVFGPRQDPQGEAGVVAIFSNRMLNSETVVIYGDGEQKRDYVFVKDVVKANILALHNGNSEIINIGTEKAISVNELFKSMADILDYKLKPMHKPKRTGELLKSFLNADKAKKVLGWEPIYDFKEGLRQTIDYFRSVNSK is encoded by the coding sequence ATGAAGATATTGGTAACCGGAGGTGCCGGTTTCATCGGTTCAAATATAGCAGATGCATTTATAAACGATAGGCATAAAGTAATCATAGTTGATGACTTGTCATCCGGAAAGAAAGAAAACCTTAACAACAAGGCGAAGTTTTTCAACGTTGATATACGTGATAAAAACAGGCTTTCAAATTTATTCAAAAAAGAAAAGATAGATGTTATATGCCACCATGCCGCACAGATAGACGTTAGAAAATCAGTAAGTGACCCTGTTTTGGATGCCGGTATAAATGTATTGGGAACAATTAACCTGATGGAAAATGCCAAAGCCTTTAAAGTGAAAAAAATAATATTTGCGTCTTCCGGCGGGACCATCTATGGCGAATGCGGTAAATCTGCACCGGATGAAAATTATATCCCAAGGCCGGATTCACCGTACGGTATAACAAAACACTCGGCAGAACTCTATCTTCAGTATTATTCAAAGTTGTTCGGAATAAGCTTTACTTCTCTTAGGTACGCAAATGTATTCGGCCCAAGGCAGGACCCGCAGGGAGAAGCGGGTGTTGTAGCTATATTTTCAAACAGAATGCTGAACAGCGAAACTGTGGTAATTTACGGAGACGGCGAACAAAAAAGAGATTATGTTTTTGTTAAAGATGTTGTAAAAGCGAATATTCTGGCTCTTCATAATGGGAATAGTGAGATCATTAATATCGGAACAGAAAAAGCAATATCAGTAAATGAACTTTTTAAAAGCATGGCTGATATTTTAGATTATAAATTAAAACCAATGCATAAACCAAAACGAACAGGTGAACTTTTAAAAAGTTTCCTAAATGCGGACAAAGCGAAAAAAGTGCTGGGCTGGGAACCGATATACGATTTTAAAGAAGGTTTAAGGCAAACGATAGATTATTTTAGATCAGTAAATAGCAAGTAG